A single Brassica rapa cultivar Chiifu-401-42 chromosome A04, CAAS_Brap_v3.01, whole genome shotgun sequence DNA region contains:
- the LOC103865883 gene encoding probable calcium-binding protein CML35: MKLATSLSSKFLRLSPKRIFRSKSKSSVSRSEPSSFSSGASSDGSYSDLKPGPAATPVSVLPGEQDFYSELIQAFKLIDRDDDGVVSRKELAALLSGLSPEPPSQEEVTLMLQEVDGGGDGCISLEELASRVAGTSSDSDEGSVEMREVFEFFDLDHDGRISAEELHRVFGVIGDERCTLEECVRMIATVDGNGDGFVCFDDFCRMMEASGSSDE; this comes from the coding sequence ATGAAGCTCGCCACTAGCCTCAGCTCCAAGTTCCTCCGCCTCAGCCCTAAACGTATCTTCCGCTCCAAGTCCAAGTCCTCCGTTTCCAGATCCGAACCTTCTTCCTTCAGCTCCGGTGCTTCTTCCGACGGCTCCTACAGCGACCTCAAGCCAGGTCCCGCGGCTACTCCCGTCAGTGTCCTCCCCGGAGAACAAGATTTTTACTCCGAGCTGATACAGGCCTTTAAGCTCATAGACCGCGACGACGACGGTGTGGTTTCAAGAAAAGAACTAGCTGCGCTGCTTAGCGGGCTCAGTCCTGAGCCTCCGAGTCAAGAAGAGGTTACTCTGATGCTTCAAGAAGTCGATGGAGGAGGAGACGGTTGTATCAGCCTCGAGGAGCTTGCTAGCCGCGTGGCGGGAACCTCCTCTGACTCTGATGAAGGCTCCGTCGAGATGAGGGAGGTGTTTGAGTTTTTTGACCTGGATCACGACGGGAGGATATCGGCGGAGGAGCTGCATAGAGTTTTTGGAGTTATCGGAGACGAGCGGTGCACGTTAGAGGAGTGTGTGCGTATGATAGCGACGGTTGATGGGAACGGTGACGGTTTTGTTTGCTTTGATGACTTTTGCCGCATGATGGAAGCTTCAGGCTCCAGCGATGAGTGA
- the LOC103865889 gene encoding U4/U6 small nuclear ribonucleoprotein PRP4-like protein has translation MEPNNEDNVSFIPSASPAVPITQITAAPVPGVSPIPPPSFPPPMAPIPVARPPTFRPPQNGGAKASDSDSESDDEHYVISEESKQVRERQEKAMQELLIKRRAAAIAVPTNDKSVRDRLRRLGEPITLFGEQEMERRARLAQLMARLDIGGQLDKLLQAYEDDAAPKEEVDEEELQYPFFTEGPKELREARIEIAKFSIKRAAVRIQRAKRRRDDPDEDVEAETKWALKQAKGLALDCSNFGDDRPLTGCSFSRDGKILATCSLSGVTKLWEMPQVTNKIAVLKDHKERATDVVFSPVDDCLATASADRTAKLWKTDGTLLQTFEGHLDRLARVAFHPSGKYLGTTSFDKTWRLWDINTGAELLLQEGHSRSVYGIAFQQDGALAASSGLDSLARVWDLRTGRSILVFQGHIKPVLSVTFSPNGYHLASGGEDNQCRIWDLRMRKSLYIIPAHANLVSQVKYEPQEGYFLATASYDMKVNIWSGRDFSLVKSLAGHESKVASLDITADSSCIATVSHDRTIKLWTSSSNEEEEEDQGGETMDVDL, from the exons ATGGAACCCAACAATGAAGATAATGTTTCATTCATACCATCAGCTTCGCCTGCAGTTCCTATTACTCAAATCACAGCAGCTCCAGTTCCAG GCGTCTCTCCCATACCACCTCCTTCTTTTCCTCCACCAATGGCTCCAATACCAGTGGCCCGCCCACCTACTTTTAGGCCACCACAAAACGGTGGAGCGAAAGCTAGTGACTCAGATTCTGAATCAGATGATGAACATTATGTAATATCTGAAGAGAGTAAGCAGGTCAGGGAAAGACAAGAGAAGGCAATGCAAGAGCTGCTGATAAAGCGCCGTGCTGCTGCTATCGCAGTGCCAACAAACGACAAATCCGTTAGAGACCGGCTTAGACGACTTGGTGAGCCCATTACTCTGTTTGGAGAACAGGAGATGGAGAGAAGAGCTAGGCTGGCTCAGCTTATGGCTAGGCTTGACATCGGCGGACAGTTGGATAAACTGCTACAAGCTTACGAAGATGACGCGGCTCCAAAAGAAGAAGTGGACGAGGAAGAGCTTCAGTACCCGTTTTTCACTGAGGGTCCGAAGGAGCTGAGAGAGGCTAGGATAGAGATTGCTAAGTTTTCGATTAAGAGAGCTGCTGTGAGGATTCAGCGTGCTAAGCGGAGGAGGGATGATCCAGATGAAGATGTGGAGGCAGAGACTAAATGGGCTTTGAAGCAGGCTAAAGGCTTGGCTCTTGATTGCAGTAACTTTGGGGATGATCGTCCTCTAACTGGCTGCTCCTTCTCAAGAGATGGAAAGATACTTGCCACATG TTCTCTGAGTGGAGTTACTAAACTATGGGAGATGCCTCAAGTTACAAACAAGATTGCTGTCTTGAAGGACCACAAAGAACGTGCAACCGATGTAGTCTTCTCCCCTGTGGATGACTGTCTAGCAACTGCTTCCGCTGATCGAACCGCAAAGCTGTGGAAAACCGATGGCACACTCCTACAAACTTTTGAAGGTCATTTGGACCGTCTTGCACGTGTTGCCTTCCACCCATCAGGGAAGTACCTAGGGACAACAAGCTTCGACAAAACATGGAGACTGTGGGACATAAACACAGGAGCAGAGCTGCTTTTGCAAGAAGGTCACAGTCGCAGCGTCTACGGAATTGCGTTTCAGCAAGATGGTGCATTAGCAGCTTCCTCTGGGCTTGATTCACTTGCACGGGTTTGGGATCTCCGCACTGGTAGGAGTATTCTCGTCTTCCAAGGACATATCAAACCG GTTCTCTCAGTGACTTTCTCTCCAAATGGCTATCACTTAGCATCTGGTGGTGAGGATAACCAGTGCCGTATTTGGGATTTGAGAATGAGAAAGTCGTTGTATATCATACCAGCTCATGCTAACCTTGTGTCTCAAGTTAAGTATGAACCACAAGAAGGCTACTTCCTGGCCACTGCATCATACGACATGAAAGTCAAT ATATGGTCAGGCAGAGACTTCTCGCTTGTGAAAAGCTTAGCAGGACACGAGTCAAAAGTCGCTTCTCTGGATATCACTGCAGATAGCTCGTGTATCGCAACTGTGTCACATGACCGTACCATCAAGCTTTGGACAAGCAGTagcaacgaagaagaagaagaagaccaagGCGGAGAAACAATGGACGTAGATCTCTAG
- the LOC103865888 gene encoding peroxidase 25, with protein sequence MGVYFGNYCYVMIIVLVLGAEVRSQSLKNGYYSTSCPKAESIVRSTVESHFDSDPTISPGLLRLHFHDCFVQGCDGSVLIKGKSAEQAALASSGLRGFEVIDDAKARLESVCPEVVSCADILALAARDAVDLSSGPSWTVPTGRKDGRISLASEASNLPSPLDSVAVQKQKFQAKGLDTHDLVTLLGAHTIGQTDCQFFRYRLYNFTVTGNSDPTISPSFLTQLKTLCPPNGDGSKRVALDIGSPSNFDVSFFKNLRDGNGILESDQRLWSDSETNDMVKKYASTIRGLLGFRFDNEFGKAMIKMSSIDVKTDVDGEVRKICSQVN encoded by the exons ATGGGAGTTTACTTTGGTAACTATTGTTATGTAATGATAATAGTGTTGGTATTGGGAGCAGAAGTGAGAAGTCAGTCGTTAAAAAATGGTTATTATTCAACTTCATGTCCAAAAGCTGAGTCCATAGTACGGTCCACCGTTGAATCCCATTTCGATTCTGATCCCACCATTTCCCCAGGCTTGCTTAGGCTTCACTTTCATGACTGTTTTGTTCAG GGTTGTGATGGATCGGTTTTGATTAAAGGGAAGTCTGCTGAGCAAGCAGCTCTAGCGAGTAGTGGTCTAAGAGGATTTGAAGTGATAGACGATGCGAAAGCTCGGCTTGAGTCTGTGTGTCCTGAAGTTGTGTCATGTGCAGATATACTTGCACTTGCTGCTCGTGACGCTGTTGACTTG AGTTCTGGACCAAGCTGGACAGTTCCAACGGGTCGTAAAGACGGTAGAATCTCATTAGCATCGGAAGCATCGAATCTACCTTCTCCACTTGACTCTGTTGCTGTTCAAAAGCAAAAGTTTCAAGCTAAAGGATTGGATACTCATGATCTCGTCACTCTACTTG GTGCACATACAATAGGACAAACGGACTGTCAATTTTTCCGCTATCGTTTGTACAACTTTACGGTGACTGGAAACTCCGACCCAACCATAAGCCCATCGTTTCTAACGCAGCTGAAGACTCTTTGTCCTCCCAATGGAGACGGTTCGAAACGTGTTGCTCTTGACATTGGCAGTCCATCAAATTTTGATGTAAGCTTCTTCAAGAACCTACGAGACGGTAACGGTATTTTGGAGTCGGACCAACGGCTTTGGTCGGACTCTGAGACAAATGACATGGTGAAGAAGTATGCGAGTACTATTAGAGGCttgttagggtttaggtttgaTAATGAGTTTGGTAAAGCTATGATTAAGATGAGTTCCATCGATGTAAAAACAGATGTCGATGGTGAGGTTAGGAAAATTTGTTCTCAAGTGAACTAG
- the LOC103865884 gene encoding cysteine-rich and transmembrane domain-containing protein WIH2 produces the protein MSQYNQPPVGVPPPQGYPPEGYPKDAYPPQGYPPQGYPPQGYPQQGYPPPYAPQYPPPPQHQQQQQGSPGFLEGCLAALCCCCLLDACF, from the exons ATGAGTCAGTACAATCAACCTCCCGTCGGCGTTCCTCCTCCTCAAG GTTATCCACCGGAGGGATACCCGAAGGATGCGTATCCACCGCAGGGCTATCCTCCTCAGGGCTATCCTCCGCAGGGGTATCCTCAGCAAGGTTATCCTCCTCCTTACGCGCCGCAGTATCCTCCGCCGCCGCAGcatcagcagcagcaacagGGCAGCCCTGGGTTTCTAGAAGGATG tctTGCAGCTCTCTGCTGTTGCTGTCTCTTGGATGCTTGCTTCTGA
- the LOC103865886 gene encoding embryo-specific protein ATS3A yields MIRLAISLFLFVLFSVTSARSFVTTRPGPVDSFLPKPKLEGAKVCSYTVIIKTSCSSVSYTRDKISVAFGDVYGNEVFVKRLDDPKSRAFERCSSDTYKITGPCMRDVCYLHLLRQGSDGWKPENVKIYGSSIRSVTFYFNLFLPNGVWYGFDVCNGLANGKSSQSSASDKSSQPIIASVAAM; encoded by the exons ATGATCCGACTAGCGATTTCTTTGTTCCTCTTTGTATTGTTCTCTGTTACATCTGCAAGATCTTTCGTCACCACAAGACCTGGACCGGTTGATTCATTTCTCCCTAAACCAAAGCTAGAG GGTGCGAAAGTGTGTTCTTACACAGTAATCATTAAGACAAGCTGTTCCTCGGTCTCTTACACCAGAGATAAGATCAGTGTCGCGTTTGGTGATGTGTACGGCAACGAG GTATTCGTGAAGAGACTAGACGATCCAAAGTCTAGGGCATTTGAAAGGTGTTCTTCGGACACATACAAGATAACGGGACCGTGTATGCGTGACGTATGTTATCTCCACCTACTCAGGCAAGGATCCGACGGCTGGAAACCAGAGAACGTTAAGATCTACGGCTCATCCATCAGATCAGTCACTTTCTACTTTAACCTCTTCTTGCCAAACGGTGTTTGGTACGGCTTTGACGTCTGCAACGGCCTTGCTAATGGCAAGTCTTCTCAGTCCAGTGCCAGTGACAAGTCTTCTCAACCCATTATTGCCTCCGTTGCTGCTATGtaa
- the LOC103865885 gene encoding protein EARLY RESPONSIVE TO DEHYDRATION 15-like: protein MAMVSGRRSTLNPNAPLFVPAAVRQVEDFSPEWWQLVTTSTWYHDYWISQHQGADGFYDNGESQEVDVADLLPESFDFDDIEDVFESEFDHQGYGGYVGQQMYHAPSDFGLGKNGEMVRKSSGNRSPRSIVEPAKYAEKPAKWGNQKVAPRNIHQPR, encoded by the exons ATGGCGATGGTTTCAGGAAGACGTTCTACGCTAAACCCCAACGCACCTCTCTTTGTTCCAGCAGCCGTTAGACAAGTGGAAGATTTCTCTCCGGAGTGGTGGCAGTTGGTGACGACCTCCACTTGGTACCACGACTACTGGATCAGCCAGCACCAAGGAGCTGACGGATTCTACGACAACGGAGAGAGTCAAGAAGTCGATGTAGCTGATCTTCTTCCGGAGTCGTTTGATTTCGATGACATTGAAGATGTCTTCGAATCCGAGTTTGATCATCAAGGTTACGGTGGATATGTTGGACAACAGATGTATCATGCACCTTCTGACTTTG GTTTAGGGAAGAACGGTGAGATGGTGAGGAAATCGAGTGGGAACAGGAGTCCTAGGTCGATTGTTGAACCGGCGAAGTATGCAGAGAAGCCAGCGAAATGGGGGAACCAGAAGGTTGCTCCACGAAACATTCACCAGCCTCGTTGA
- the LOC103865882 gene encoding putative methyltransferase DDB_G0268948 — protein MAKFFINQAKQYAAARPNYPIQLFEFIASKTPCHDLAWDVGTGSGQASRSLAGIYKNVIATDTSSKQLEFAAKLPNVRYELTPPVMSLSEVEQLVAPESSVDLVTVAQALHWFDLPTFYSNVKHVLKKPDGVFAAWCYTNPEVNAAVDEVFRRFYKEKLGPYWDKARRLVEDGYKGIEFPFEKIMDESTESQTFPVRFVTEREMGIEEFLTYLRSSSAYQTAKDKGVELLTAEMEGEFVGSWREDGEEKKVVRFPIYLLIGRVGGDRV, from the exons ATGGCTAAGTTCTTCATAAATCAAGCCAAGCAATACGCTGCAGCCCGACCTAATTACCCGATCCAACTCTTCGAGTTCATCGCATCAAAAACACCGTGCCACGACCTTGCATGGGACGTTGGTACAGGAAGCGGCCAGGCCTCACGATCG CTAGCCGGAATCTACAAGAATGTGATTGCTACCGACACAAGCTCCAAGCAACTTGAGTTTGCTGCAAAGCTTCCCAACGTACGTTACGAGCTCACTCCACCGGTGATGTCTTTGTCGGAGGTCGAACAGCTAGTAGCGCCTGAATCATCGGTGGACTTAGTAACCGTCGCTCAAGCCCTTCACTGGTTCGACCTACCAACCTTTTACAGCAACGTGAAACACGTGCTCAAGAAACCAGACGGAGTATTCGCCGCCTGGTGCTACACCAACCCTGAGGTCAACGCCGCCGTGGACGAGGTTTTCCGGCGGTTTTACAAGGAAAAACTTGGCCCGTATTGGGATAAAGCTAGGCGGCTTGTGGAGGATGGGTACAAGGGAATAGAGTTTCCGTTTGAGAAGATCATGGATGAGTCAACGGAAAGTCAAACTTTCCCGGTTAGGTTTGTGACGGAGCGAGAAATGGGGATTGAGGAGTTTCTGACGTATCTGCGGTCATCTTCGGCGTATCAGACGGCTAAAGATAAGGGGGTTGAGCTTTTGACGGCCGAGATGGAAGGAGAGTTTGTTGGTTCGTGGAGAGAAGATGGGGAAGAGAAGAAAGTTGTTAGGTTTCCTATCTATTTGTTGATTGGTAGGGTGGGAGGAGATCGTGTCTGA
- the LOC108871746 gene encoding glycosyltransferase-like At2g41451 — translation MASGLYSSSKPSLSSSSSSFSWLFLLLTLLPLSLACFAFLLQWPGGINDWFTDNYPFPGMSPISKKSSDSGCVSLLGQSHATSFPYLKDLNLDHKIDLKPKICITTSTSAGLEQTLPWIFYHKVIGVSTFYLFVEGTAASPNVSRVLETIPGVNVIYRTRELEEEQAKSRIWNETWLHKFFYKPCNYELFVKQNLNMEMAITMARDDGIDWILHLDTDELVHPSGASEYSLRSLFREVPADVDAVIFVNYESSVERDDIKEPFTEVSMFKKNYEHVPRDVYFENFKEATHGNKNYFLTYGNGKSAARIQDHLRPNGAHRWYNYKKIPNFIYLDEAAVLHYTYSRFSDLTSRRDRCGCKPTREDVKRCFMLEFDRAAFIIASSSTSEEMLQWYREHVVWTDEKLKLKLLKEGILTRIYAPMVIIQELREAGVFTSVVTSAHMSFSNKSSITRESSSSQATVRKVLEFDDTDDLVGESKVDSALPPQSPPSV, via the exons ATGGCGTCTGGTCTCTACTCCTCCTCAAAACCAtctctgtcttcttcttcatcatctttttCGTGGCTGTTCTTGCTATTGACCCTTCTTCCTCTCTCCTTAGCCTGCTTTGCCTTCCTCCTCCAGTGGCCAGGAGGAATCAACGATTGGTTTACTGATAACTATCCATTCCCAGGAATGTCCCCAATCTCCAAGAAAAGTTCTGACTCAGGCTGCGTTTCTCTTCTTGGTCAGAGCCATGCTACATCGTTTCCTTATCTCAAAGACTTGAATCTTGACCACAAGATTGATCTGAAACCTAAG aTATGTATAACTACCAGCACTTCAGCTGGATTAGAACAAACATTGCCATGGATATTCTATCACAAGGTCATTGGAGTTTCAACCTTTTATCTATTTGTTGAAGGCACTGCTGCTTCCCCAAATGTCTCTCGTGTTTTGGAGACTATTCCA ggTGTAAACGTTATATACAGGACAAGAGAACTCGAAGAAGAGCAGGCTAAAAG CCGGATTTGGAATGAGACTTGGTTACATAAATTTTTCTACAAACCATGTAACTACGAGTTATTCGTCAAACAAAACTTGAATATGGAAATGGCTATCACCATGGCTAGG GATGATGGTATTGACTGGATACTGCATCTGGACACTGACGAGCTTGTGCATCCTTCTGGAGCCAGTGAATACTCGTTAAGAAGTCTCTTCAGAGAGGTTCCTGCAGATGTGGACGCGGTTATCTTTGTAAATTAC GAGAGCAGTGTTGAGAGAGATGATATCAAGGAACCTTTCACTGAG gTGTCAATGTTCAAGAAGAACTATGAACATGTTCCAAGAGATGTCTACTTTGAAAACTTTAAAGAAGCAACTCATGGcaataaaaactattttctcACATATGGAAATGGTAAATCTGCTGCTAGGATTCAAGATCATCTACGCCCCAATGGTGCTCATCGATGGTATAACTACAAGAAGATCCCCAA TTTCATTTACCTAGATGAAGCAGCAGTTCTGCACTACACTTACTCAAGATTTTCAGATCTTACTTCAAGACGCGACCGATGTGGATGCAAACCAACTAGAGAGGATGTCAAGAGATGTTTCATGCTAGAGTTTGACAGAGCA GCATTCATCATTGCTTCATCATCAACTTCAGAGGAAATGCTTCAATGGTACAGAGAACATGTTGTATGGACTGATGAAAAACTCAAACTCAAACTTCTCAAGGAGGGTATCCTGACTCGCATCTATGCACCAATGGTTATAATCCAAGAGCTAAGAGAAGCAGGTGTTTTCACCTCAGTGGTGACCTCAGCTCACATGTCTTTCTCAAACAAATCAAGCATTACTAgagaatcatcatcatctcaaGCAACTGTTAGGAAAGTGTTGGAGTTTGACGACACTGATGATCTTGTTGGTGAATCTAAAGTAGATTCAGCCTTACCACCTCAATCTCCTCCAAGTGTTTAA
- the LOC103866025 gene encoding DNA-(apurinic or apyrimidinic site) lyase, chloroplastic, protein MNKVLQLGLQSSVVQAAKFLVVVPFRSLRFGSSIVSVRVGTSSFNKRLMSNATSKSVPLSINNSKGKPMKRSDNDIEAMTVQELRATLRKLGLPVKGLKKELISTLKLHMDNSSQDESSGAEKMETTSSTLSESVTIKRKTRNQEEADDDYYGNDNGEKKVKQSTEKNLKVKVSSKEEEASLTIVVSSSNQSEPWTVLAHKKPEKDWKAYNPKTMRPPSLPEGTKSVKIMTWNVNGLRALLKLESFSALQLAQREDFDVLCLQETKIQVKDVEEIKKALIEGYDHSYWSCSVSKLGYSGTAIISRIKPLSVRYGTGLSGSDHDTEGRIVTAEFESFYLINTYVPNSGDGLKRLSYRVEEWDRTLSNYIKELEKTKPVVLTGDLNCAHEEIDIYNPAGNKRSAGFTIEERQSFGENFLEKGFVDTFRKQHPGVVGYTYWGYRSGARKTNRGWRLDYFLVSESIAGNVHDVFSVCAYHYSKLLSRSPCT, encoded by the exons ATGAACAAGGTTCTTCAGTTAGGTCTCCAGAGCTCCGTCGTCCAAGCCGCCAA GTTTCTGGTGGTGGTGCCCTTTAGGAGCTTAAGATTTGGTTCATCAATCGTTAGTGTTAGAGTAGGAACAAGCAGTTTCAACAAGAGGCTTATGTCAAATGCTACATCAAAGTCTGTACCTTTATCCATCAACAACAGCAAGGGAAAGCCAATGAAG CGAAGTGATAATGACATTGAGGCAATGACGGTTCAAGAACTTAGAGCCACATTGAG GAAACTTGGACTACCTGTGAAGGGACTCAAAAAGGAACTTATCTCAACTTTAAAACTTCATATGGACAACAGTTCACAAG ATGAAAGTTCTGGTGCAGAGAAAATGGAGACCACTTCATCCACCCTTTCAGAGAGTGTCACTATCAAAAGAAAAACCAGAAACCAGGAAGAGGCTGATGATGATTATTATGGCAATGACAATGGAGAGAAGAAAGTTAAACAGTCCACTGAGAAAAACTTGAAAGTGAAAGTTTCTTCAAAAGAGGAAGAAGCATCACTGACCATTGTCGTCTCATCCTCCAATCAAAGTGAACCGTGGACGGTACTTGCTCATAAGAAGCCTGAGAAAGACTGGAAAGCTTATAACCCAAAGACAATGAGACCTCCTTCTCTACCAGAAGGCACCAAGTCTGTGAAGATTATGACTTGGAATGTTAATGGACTGAGAGCATTGTTGAAGTTAGAGAGCTTCTCTGCTCTTCAGCTTGCACAAAGAGAAGATTTCGATGTGTTGTGCTTGCAGGAGACTAAAATCCAG GTGAAGGATGTTGAGGAGATCAAGAAAGCACTTATTGAAGGCTATGATCATAGTTACTGGTCCTGCAGCGTCTCAAAACTTGGTTACTCTGGAACTGCTATTATCTCACGG ATAAAACCACTCTCGGTTAGATATGGTACTGGTCTATCTGGATCAGACCATGACACGGAAGGACGCATTGTGACTGCAGAGTTTGAATCATTCTACTTGATAAACACTTATGTTCCTAACTCTGGAGATGGCTTGAAAAGACTG TCATACAGGGTTGAAGAATGGGATCGAACCCTCAGCAATTACATCAAA GAGCTGGAGAAGACTAAACCTGTAGTCTTGACTGGTGATCTAAACTGTGCTCATGAAGAAATCGACATCTACAATCCTGCG GGGAACAAAAGAAGTGCTGGTTTCACAATAGAAGAAAGACAATCATTTGGAGAAAACTTCTTGGAGAAGGGCTTTGTGGATACTTTTAGAAAGCAGCATCCTGGTGTTGTTGGTTATACTTATTGGGGTTATCGCAGTGGTGCACGCAAAACCAATAGAG GATGGAGACTGGACTACTTCTTGGTGTCTGAATCGATTGCAGGCAATGTCCATGATGTCTTCTCAGTGTGCGCATATCATTACAGTAAACTCCTTTCTCGCTCCCCATGCACATAG